One Ricinus communis isolate WT05 ecotype wild-type chromosome 1, ASM1957865v1, whole genome shotgun sequence DNA window includes the following coding sequences:
- the LOC8284129 gene encoding uncharacterized protein LOC8284129, which translates to MAMTWISLHPHPLLSITKPRLPHSSLASHNLAAPSLSLSTPFTTKRATILFQRRTQIWRLYAAPEEALPSDTAALESAQKIAATSDDPTANIISLLLFIAFVVLAILTVGVIYLGVTDFLGKREKEKFEKEEAAKKKKKGGKKGKVRARTGPRGFGQKIKEEDDNDDS; encoded by the exons ATGGCTATGACATGGATATCTCTGCATCCACACCCTCTCCTTTCCATCACTAAACCCAGACTCCCTCACTCTTCTCTTGCCAGCCATAACTTAGCAGCTCCATCTCTCTCCTTATCCACACCCTTCACCACCAAAAGAGCCACTATTCTTTTCCAAAGAAGAACTCAAATTTGGAGACTTTATGCTGCCCCTGAAGAAGCCTTGCCTTCAGATACAGCAGCACTTGAGAGTGCCCAGAAAATTGCGGCAACTAGTGATGATCCAACAGCCAATATTATATCTCTTCTTCTCTTCATTGCCTTTGTTGTTTTGGCCATTCTCACTGTTGGG GTAATATATTTAGGAGTGACTGATTTCTTAGGGAAGAGGGAGAAAGAGAAGTTTGAGAAGGAAGAAGCAgctaagaagaagaagaagggtggGAAGAAGGGAAAGGTAAGAGCAAGAACTGGACCAAGAGGATTTGGacagaaaattaaagaagaagatgataatGATGATTCATAA
- the LOC8284128 gene encoding transcription factor BOA, which yields MGEEVKMSEYESNGVINNNGDDEERVRDWEFGLPTADDLTPLSQPLIPPELASAFSISPEPHRSIIDVNRESQNTLLSLRSATGAFSSNKFKSYNNNDDPTAETAVEEINNNTNNNNDTDQEKLRRIDSGEEADSALRTENLTGEDPATARTLKRPRLVWTPQLHKRFVDVVAYLGIKNAVPKTIMQLMNVEGLTRENVASHLQKYRLYLKRMQGLSSEGPSASDNQLFASTPVPQSLQDNGNSNGNAGEGNGHLGMAVSVPVPYHPGVGPMMTMPMYGMQLGNNNNNHNHNHNHHHHHPYNMIQHRDWSGNNYHM from the coding sequence ATGGGAGAGGAAGTGAAGATGAGTGAATACGAAAGTAACGGCGTTATTAACAATAACGGTGACGATGAAGAAAGGGTTAGAGATTGGGAATTTGGCTTACCTACAGCCGATGACCTAACACCGTTATCTCAACCGTTAATTCCACCGGAGCTCGCTTCAGCTTTCAGTATCTCGCCGGAACCTCACCGTAGTATTATCGACGTCAACCGTGAATCTCAAAACACTCTCTTGAGTCTCCGTTCCGCCACTGGCGCGTTTTCATCAAACAAGTTCAAATCTTACAATAACAACGATGATCCGACGGCGGAGACGGCGGTGGAGgagattaataataatactaacaataataatgataCGGATCAGGAGAAGTTACGGAGAATTGATTCAGGAGAAGAAGCGGATTCGGCTCTGAGAACGGAGAATTTGACCGGCGAAGATCCGGCGACGGCGAGGACGTTGAAACGACCGCGTTTAGTATGGACCCCACAGTTACATAAGAGATTTGTTGATGTGGTGGCTTATTTAGGGATTAAAAACGCAGTGCCTAAAACGATAATGCAACTAATGAATGTTGAAGGATTAACTCGCGAAAATGTCGCGAGTCATTTGCAAAAATATCGTCTTTATTTAAAGAGAATGCAGGGTCTGTCCAGTGAAGGTCCTTCTGCTTCTGATAATCAGTTGTTTGCTTCCACACCCGTTCCACAGAGTCTGCAGGATAATGGCAACAGCAACGGTAACGCTGGAGAAGGGAATGGGCACCTGGGGATGGCTGTTTCCGTTCCTGTTCCGTATCATCCGGGAGTGGGACCCATGATGACAATGCCTATGTATGGAATGCAACTGggaaataataacaataatcacaatcataaccacaatcatcatcatcatcatcccTATAATATGATACAGCACAGAGATTGGAGTGGAAATAATTATCACATGTGA